The DNA region gacaCTTTGATAGCAGATAGAAATAACATCTAGGAGGCTTAATAACTTTGAAACAAGCTTTATTATACATTAGTTCTATACCCATGCATGTCTTAATATATGAAGTCCAAAGATACAAGAGTGATAGAAAGCTAATCTTAAGAGTTACTGTTACGATACAGCGTGAGTTGTTGGTGTAGAGTGGTCTCATCACTGAGTCCTCACCGAGTAGGGATGCTGCACTCTTCCCTCCTGTGCAGTTATActaatatctttctttttgtctaaAGCTTGCAAATACAGAAGAATACATAGATGGGGCATTGTCTGGACATCTGGGTGAAGTTCTAATAAGGTAACagacttatttgtgtgtatgaaaggAGTTCTAACTAACCTCAGAAATATCTGCTGAAATAAATTAGTCCtattaaacatttaacattaaaTACTCTACAACTAGATTTCAGAAACCTTTGAAATCACTTATCATTTTGGAAGATTTCAGTTTATATTTGAGGTTTTCCTACTGTTGATTTACATTTCCTGGCTCCAGCTATAACCTGTATCAGTGTCATGGGTTACAGggatttaaatttgaattttagttGAGTCCAGCTGCTAAGGATTTCTGTTGTACTCTCTGTCTGGTATCAGCAACTACCTTCATTCTAAGTCATAGAGATGAATTGTGATGATGGTGGTAAAAATGTGTGGTGTGCCTTTAATACATCTGTATAGGACTAACAGGACAAGTGGCAAGCTGTGAGTCCAGTGTCCAGTCTGATGATGGAGCAGTGAGGATTTAATCATACATGGGTTCTGAGTGCAGCTCACAATGGACTGTGTTTTCTGTTACAGGTGTAATAATGTCCTCTACATCAGAGGcgttgaagaggaggaggaagatggggaaatGAGAGAATAGCATCTTggaattttggattttttttttttatatatatgtatttctatacAATAAAgatttggggtgttttttttcaacttgacttGTGGACTGTTTATATGCAGACATATGCAAAGTGCAAATGTTAAAACAATGGATGGATAATTCTTAGAACTAAAGTTTTAAAAGCCTCCCAGTTTTAATTCAAGGGACTTTTTTGTAATCCCACTGCCGATTTAACTGAGACCTCATAAAAGCTGCTGTGTTGTTTAAGGTTTCCAAACCACTTTTAACATGCAGAAAGTTAGACATTTTCTTAGTATTAATAAATCATTATTTCTATATTGATATAGACTAAATGTATATTTCAAAacatgaaaattgaaataactatGGAGATAAGACAATACAAATTGATATTTAAGCTGAAGATGTATGATTTTGTTCACTTAAAAGTTTTCTGATAAGGTTTTCAGAGCTTAATGTGAAAGAAAACCAGTCTCATGATTGTTCTGAGACCATAGACTACTCGTTTTTAAGCTTTAAACCTGTCCGGTTGTTTTAAGAataatacagtttaaaaatgtacattcaaAGCTGTAAACTTccttatttagaaaatattaaaattctcatGCTTTGAGGGAGACCATTCTACTGTAAGTCCTGCTTCATGTTATGTCAATAAATTGACTTTGGATATTTGTCTCCAACGGGGACATATATCCAGACACATATAGGGACAACCTAAAGTACAGTATTGCTTAGCTCATGGACTGTACTAGTGAATAATAAATAGTTGCAGCAGAAAATAGTTGCTGTTCCTAGTCCTGTAAACTTCCAGGTAAAGGTCTAGTGCGGCCCTGGAATTTGTTAGGGCAGTATTGCAACACAAAGCCAACATCCACGTAAAACATTCGCTAAGAAAGTATCTTTATCCTGTTCAACTAAAAAAATACTCTTCGTCCTGTGATTTTGATCTTGTATCACCGACTAAAAGGAGCTCGTGTTTGTTCGCAGAATGAGGTTTCGAACGGTAGATAAGTCGTCTTCCcaactgaaaggagaaaaaataatcCTCCTTAGCATAACTATTCAATATGTGTGTCAATATTTACTTGAATTTTTACATGAACCAAAGGTTTGAACTAAATACAGTTACAGGGAATTGGTATAACCTAGTAAATGTCCAACATTCTTGGCAAGTTGCCCATAGTATACAGGAGGCAGCAGCTAGCTTTTATGGTCAGTGGAGAGATGTACAGAAAGTTGCAAAGTAGCATGTTGCTCACATACGGTTGTCCCAGAAAGCAGTGTTGGATGCTAACATTGCATTTCTCAGTGCTCTACCCGGGTTTTCTTACACGGTTACAAGAGGGTTTGAGCCAATTTTGAGAAAACTTTAACATGAGTGTTCTAGGAAGTTGGAAGTGTTTGCACGTGGAGGGTCGGGAGACCTGTAGTTCATACCTGTCCCTTCCACGGAGGGGTCTCTCCCTTTGCTTTCTGGTGTTCAGTTACAGGTAAAGCTTTTGTGACCTAGGCACGGGCATAAGGGAAGTACCCTATTGTGTTGTCATGAGAGCCTCAGAAGGGACGTGGCCTTTCTGTGAGGACAGTTCTTGTGTGGGACTGGAGCAGGGACCTACTGTGTAGAAGACAAACCTTCTTCTTGGGTTGTGCCACTGCTCTTTCCAGAGCAGCTTTTAGCCGCTCCTCCTGgtgtctctgcttttctttcatcttctcttcACGCAGCCTGTCATAGGTGAAGAGAGTTATTAGAAGGTctataaataaaaagtgaaacgTCTACATTGTTACTGTCTGGAAATGAACTATCCAAATAGAAGATTTCCATGAGGATGGCTTTTGAATATTCAAGCAATGGTAAGACATTTAATTTCAACGTTTTGGATAAATCCCTCTTCCCTCAGTTCCTGCTGAAGAACTTCCTGTACCATAGCCACTTTAgctcccagcctcctccctgACCTGCCTTGAAAGTTTCTTTAAGGGTAATGTGCACATTATCTTAGTGGATTGCCACAAACTACTCAGATCGTTTTGAATGacgtcttcaattttttttttttttttttttaNtttttttttcgagacagggtttctctgtgtagccNtggctgtcctggaactcactctgtagaccaggctggcctcaaactcagaaatctgNctgcctctgcctcccaagtgctgggattaaagtagtgCGCCACCACCGCTTGGCATGATGCCTTCAATTTAAGACCAGTACAAGCCATTTCTGCCTTTTAGGGTAAGCATTGGTTCAAACAAGGCAGTGAGTGACTCTTATGGACCTGTGTAGCTACATGCCAGTGTTTTCAGAGCGTGGTAGTGTCTCCTGAACCCTTCTGTTCAGAACCTTTTTGTTAGGTACCATTAAACAaagcagttcttaacctgtgggtcacgactcCTTTACGGTTGAATGACCTTTTCATCAGATGTCCTGCATCATATCAGATACTTAGGttattcataactagcaaaattacagttataaagtggcAGTGAAGATAATTCTAGGGTTGGGGTTGCTACAATGTGAGTAACTATAAAGGCTTGGATCATTATTAGGAAGAtttagaaccactgctctaaacttTGGAGAAAAAGTTCCTTTGAAAACTGGAACTGTTGAAAACAGATTGTAATTGCACTCCCTGGTACTGTAAGAAGCCTGAGGTCATTTGGATGGAGTTGTCCTCGGCTTAGATAAGTCTGCTCAATGTTCTGTAAGAGCTGTCTGAGTCACCTTCATTTTTACATGAGAGAAATAATACCCTCCATGTATCAGCAATGTAACATATTAATGGCTAGTATCTTTCAGACGTGTTCAGTGGTTTTACATTGTTAGTTTGGTACATCGTCCCTATGAAATAATCACTCATCAGCTTTGCCTACATGTCATGTGGTAGTAGCAGCCATGTTATAGTGATAATCTTTCCAAACAAAAGATCCTCATTTAACTTGTAGAGATCTGTAGGGGTGGGGTTTCAGGGATAACGGTCATGTAAGGTCTGTGGAAATAAatgagtgggggggaggggtatgagTGCCAGCTAAACATTGCATGGTGTCACCTAAGAGTTGCTGTTCCTTTATAGACCGAATCACCTGTGGTCATCTAAGGACAGACCCTTCACCACAGTGCAGTTCTTCACATGACAGCCTCTGAGAAATGCTCATATGACTTAAGACCCTCCTCCTTCCACCACAGCCATCCTAGTTGGGTCACTTGTCTCTGATAAACCTTGTATTTACCCAGATCCTTTGGGTCATAATGCCTATTGCCTGTAGAAACGATAACACTTATTTCCTAAGAACATTCTCTGTGGGAGGGCAGGGCTGAATCGACTCCTCCACTGCATCCCCATCCTGCAATGCTTGCCATATAGAGATAGCTAACAGTGGAGTGGGATTTATGCAAACCAGCCACGTAAGCCATTCAATATACTGAGGAGACTGTCACAGTACTTTTGCCGTCGCTCCTTCTGTTTAATCCTTTCGATTGCTTCCACATGTTCTCTGGGAATAGATTCAATGAGGTCGCTCAGCTCCACCAGGCGAGACTCTACTTTGACCAGTTTTTGAACTGCATTCAAGCTGCCAACCTCAGCATCTCCGATGCAGACTCTATACACTTGATTGATCTTTCTACTAAGTGAGTCTATTAGCTTTTCCTGAGCGcaagaaaaaaagtagaaaacattCCATCACTGTCAGTAAATGCAAAGTTCCATTCTACTGTTACAAGAGGAAAGCTCTTTAATCATCATCATCTCGTGCTGGGGAGAGAGCCCAGAACCTAATGCATGGTgagcaaatgttctaccactgggTTACACCCCACCGGCTCCCTAAATGCTTGAAAAGACAAATCATTGAGAACATGTAGCAaggaatatttgtattttaatttatagtcAGATCATATTACAGTGACACCTTGGattgtattcaaatatatacagtatatatatacttgtatatatatatacaagttttatgaataaaattataagatAGTATCTTTTGGCTTGAATGTTTTTGTTGACCAGATTCCCTAAATGTTCCAAGTGCAGagacaacatacacatacacatttcaaaTCACTTTGCGCCATCAGTGGCTTAACGTGTGCCCCTCCCGGTTTTATTGTTGAAAACCCTATAATGCTGAATGATAGGCATTTGCATATGTGCCCAGTTCCTTTCCTGAGAGGGAACCAGAGGGCAGGGACTACTGTGCACACCTAAAACAGTGCCTTGCACATAACTACACACTtaataaatgtttgctgaataAACGAGTGCCTTCTTTCAGAGAAATGCATGTGCAAGCAAACAGATTCTGAGGCCGACCAAACAGGAGTCTAATTTTTGAGGTCTCCATGGGGAAGCCTTTGCTGTAAGTCTAATCTAGAGAAAACTTAGGCCGAAGCCCGCCAATCCCTGTACCTCGCCACTTCGATGTTTTACTTGATTTTGCAGTCTCTTGAGTTGGTAGATAATGTATTTCGGGAGATGAAAGGGATCCATTTTCGCCACGGGATGGCTGATATTCGTCAAGAGGAACTCAATAAATTTCTCAGCAAAGTAAATCGCTTTCCATGTAGGCTCCTGCCTCAGGATTACCTGCTTCTGCTCAAGAAGATGAGAATCACcataaagacaagaaaaacacaCCCAAGGCTGATGTGACTCCCCTCCACTGGGGAGACCCATCTGGAACCATAAGGGCCTCACAGCCGCCATCGCTTAAAGCCAAGCAAGGTCTGTGACTTCCAGCAGCTTGTTGTTCCCACCTCTCGCTTTAACGGGTGTTCCAAAGATCCTGTTTATCACAAAGCT from Mus pahari chromosome 9, PAHARI_EIJ_v1.1, whole genome shotgun sequence includes:
- the Snrpf gene encoding small nuclear ribonucleoprotein F, with protein sequence MSLPLNPKPFLNGLTGKPVMVKLKWGMEYKGYLVSVDGYMNMQLANTEEYIDGALSGHLGEVLIRCNNVLYIRGVEEEEEDGEMRE